The proteins below come from a single Tachypleus tridentatus isolate NWPU-2018 chromosome 13, ASM421037v1, whole genome shotgun sequence genomic window:
- the LOC143241008 gene encoding uncharacterized protein LOC143241008 — protein MTKFRQIIIILSASLHVVMSVFDKFEYEVPVLSNVKMKYFIQNYAGFGTYKYGYDTGSGPGQSFKHEERAENGSVLGRWGYIDPYGYLRVTEYLADATGYHILHQRIINLYSEDLIVKPPRPVKRPPGPFIGPLPPFIPRPPPEEI, from the coding sequence ataataattattttatctgctTCGCTTCACGTTGTGATGTCAGTTTTTGATAAGTTTGAATATGAAGTACCTGTACTTTcaaatgtgaaaatgaaatacTTCATTCAAAACTATGCAGGGTTTGGAACGTACAAGTATGGTTATGACACTGGAAGTGGCCCTGGTCAGTCTTTTAAACATGAAGAGAGGGCTGAAAATGGAAGTGTTCTTGGGAGGTGGGGTTATATTGACCCTTATGGTTACCTGAGAGTGACCGAATATCTAGCAGATGCTACTGGATATCATATATTACATCAACGTATTATAAACCTGTATTCTGAAGACCTAATTGTAAAACCACCTCGACCTGTTAAAAGACCACCTGGACCTTTTATTGGACCTCTCCCACCATTTATTCCCCGACCTCCACCAGAAGAAATCTGA